From a single Hemibagrus wyckioides isolate EC202008001 linkage group LG27, SWU_Hwy_1.0, whole genome shotgun sequence genomic region:
- the s100b gene encoding protein S100-B: protein MSDLENCLNTIIHIFHKYSEREGDKHTLKKSELKELLTHELPSFTQHIKDPSSFDSLMEGLDTDGDAECDFQEFMTFVTMVTICCHEFFEHHHEDE from the exons ATGTCTGATTTGGAGAACTGCCTgaacaccatcattcacatctTCCACAAATACTCAGAGCGAGAAGGAGACAAGCACACACTGAAGAAGAGCGAGCTGAAGGAACTGCTCACACATGAGCTGCCATCATTcactcag catATAAAGGACCCGTCCTCATTTGACTCTCTGATGGAGGGTCTGGACACTGACGGAGACGCTGAGTGCGATTTCCAGGAGTTCATGACCTTCGTCACCATGGTGACCATCTGCTGCCACGAGTTCTTCGAGCACCACCATGAGGACGAATGA